In a single window of the Synechococcus sp. WH 8016 genome:
- a CDS encoding 4Fe-4S binding protein has translation MHPEAQGEQRINVLRWFLLGGWLILLVMMVVPTGSVARPDICSDFKICSDSFANDIFWNIGLPAVLLCIVFSHALWRRICPLSFVSQLAKALGAQRTITDTRGKQKLVFVDESSWLGRHHIQLQWGLLITGLSMRILIANSNGIVLAVMCGAALLGALITGWAYAGKSWCQYVCPFGVAQQVITGPRSLPGRDAHLNPTSRTTQSMCRTKAGDAGQADVSACVACIKPCMDIDAERHYWANLQKKRGLNWAWYSYPGLVISFFLLIESYAPTDTEFANLDYLKSHLYTYDNRLASMAWDSIFPYGWPTFPRLIAVPIIISAAAVISQLLFRQLEHWQEDLFRQNEHPDAKAIAIHRTRLLSTVIAVNSYFIFKGSPLPWMGPHGHAVFRLVVMAIMAMWLYRGWNRNQQLYERESTSTSLRKQLIKLGDQLSDLLGGRRLKDLSPTEVFTLAKALPAKAKSERRSIYSNVLKEQLEQGRLDRRTALVQLEELRLSLGLTQDEHRAAIEVLVAENPKLQELSAMDLAGLELRCSAAMEEIENLLRISHCTTITPERIPDALNQELERIRIESGLDNESWQETVLEFSPNSNRSERELKHLYKAIEIHLSERWVLRQRSQDNPLLLPLLLSIDKHIARLMPSLVELQQRILVARSTECLKSDQLSLLASVPESVLTFLSSEDNTTLALRHWLTDQPKATLDFQNLPTAQEVLESLAKTSFDPSTRHWANAVLLRQTPNGSEDLAELLKVPAGQKLLSLLEPRTLSRLPKISTLKTWIPGEEIKLPEDGVAILLKGGCELNSQTLVLAPATSNTPLSFLGLLDYLGGAGTSGSRHDHRATHLGLMALTFDGPAFRELLDVAPVLEVELTRQLAWACSPKTKLQLH, from the coding sequence ATGCACCCTGAAGCTCAAGGCGAACAGCGGATCAACGTTCTGCGTTGGTTTCTGCTTGGAGGATGGTTGATTCTGCTTGTGATGATGGTGGTGCCCACGGGATCCGTGGCTCGCCCTGACATCTGCAGCGACTTCAAGATCTGCAGCGACAGCTTCGCGAACGACATCTTCTGGAATATCGGCCTGCCTGCTGTGTTGCTCTGCATAGTGTTCAGCCATGCACTTTGGCGCCGCATTTGCCCACTCTCCTTCGTCTCCCAACTTGCCAAAGCCCTTGGAGCGCAGCGCACCATTACCGATACGCGCGGCAAACAAAAACTGGTTTTCGTTGATGAATCCTCTTGGCTTGGCCGTCATCACATCCAGCTGCAGTGGGGCCTGCTGATCACCGGTCTAAGCATGAGAATCCTCATCGCAAACAGCAATGGCATCGTGCTTGCCGTGATGTGTGGGGCTGCTCTTCTCGGGGCGCTCATCACAGGATGGGCTTACGCTGGCAAGTCGTGGTGTCAGTACGTCTGCCCCTTTGGGGTGGCACAGCAAGTGATTACCGGTCCGCGGAGCCTTCCTGGTCGGGATGCCCATCTCAACCCAACATCACGAACCACTCAGTCGATGTGCCGCACAAAGGCGGGAGACGCGGGGCAGGCCGATGTCAGTGCCTGTGTGGCCTGCATCAAACCATGCATGGACATTGATGCGGAGCGCCATTACTGGGCCAATCTCCAGAAGAAGCGAGGACTCAACTGGGCCTGGTATTCCTATCCAGGCTTAGTAATCAGCTTCTTTTTACTCATCGAAAGTTACGCCCCTACAGACACAGAATTTGCGAACCTCGACTATCTCAAAAGCCACCTCTATACCTACGACAACCGCTTGGCCTCTATGGCCTGGGATTCCATTTTTCCGTATGGCTGGCCCACGTTTCCAAGGCTGATCGCCGTTCCCATCATCATCTCGGCCGCCGCCGTGATCTCCCAGCTCCTATTTCGGCAGCTAGAGCACTGGCAGGAAGACCTCTTCCGGCAAAACGAACATCCAGATGCCAAGGCAATCGCAATCCATAGAACCCGCTTGCTGAGCACCGTCATCGCGGTGAATAGCTATTTCATCTTCAAGGGAAGCCCGTTGCCGTGGATGGGACCACATGGGCATGCCGTATTCAGGCTGGTGGTGATGGCAATCATGGCCATGTGGCTCTATCGGGGTTGGAACCGCAATCAACAGCTCTATGAACGTGAAAGCACAAGCACAAGCTTGCGCAAGCAATTGATCAAACTTGGGGATCAGCTCTCCGATCTGCTCGGAGGGCGTCGTCTGAAGGATCTAAGCCCAACTGAGGTCTTCACCTTGGCAAAAGCACTTCCCGCCAAGGCCAAGAGCGAAAGACGATCCATCTACAGCAACGTCTTGAAAGAACAATTGGAGCAGGGACGCCTTGATCGACGCACGGCCTTAGTGCAACTCGAGGAGCTCCGCCTCAGTCTTGGCCTGACCCAAGACGAGCACCGCGCTGCCATTGAAGTACTGGTGGCAGAAAATCCAAAACTGCAAGAACTCAGCGCGATGGATCTTGCTGGCCTGGAGCTCCGCTGCAGTGCCGCCATGGAAGAAATTGAAAATCTGCTTCGTATCAGCCACTGCACAACGATCACACCGGAACGCATCCCAGACGCTTTAAATCAAGAACTCGAGCGTATCCGGATCGAAAGTGGCCTTGACAACGAGAGCTGGCAAGAAACGGTCCTTGAATTCTCCCCCAACTCAAATCGCAGTGAACGAGAGCTCAAACACCTTTACAAGGCAATTGAAATCCATCTCAGCGAACGCTGGGTCCTTCGTCAAAGAAGTCAGGACAACCCGCTTCTTCTCCCTCTACTTCTGAGCATCGACAAACACATTGCGAGGCTGATGCCGTCCTTAGTCGAGCTTCAGCAGCGCATCCTGGTTGCACGTTCTACTGAATGTCTCAAATCTGATCAGCTGAGCCTGCTTGCTTCAGTCCCTGAAAGCGTGCTCACCTTCCTAAGCAGTGAAGACAACACAACGCTTGCGCTTCGGCATTGGTTGACTGACCAACCCAAAGCCACACTGGATTTTCAAAACCTGCCAACAGCGCAAGAAGTTCTGGAAAGCCTTGCCAAGACATCCTTCGATCCCTCCACACGTCATTGGGCCAACGCGGTACTACTCCGTCAAACCCCAAACGGGAGCGAAGACCTAGCAGAACTATTGAAAGTACCAGCTGGACAAAAGCTGCTGAGCCTGCTGGAGCCAAGAACATTGAGCAGACTTCCCAAAATCAGCACCCTTAAGACCTGGATTCCAGGAGAAGAAATCAAGCTTCCAGAAGACGGCGTTGCCATTTTGCTGAAAGGTGGCTGTGAGCTCAACAGCCAAACTCTGGTGTTGGCACCAGCAACCAGCAATACACCTCTGAGCTTTCTCGGGTTACTGGATTACCTGGGTGGTGCAGGCACGAGTGGAAGCCGTCACGATCATCGAGCCACTCACTTGGGCCTTATGGCCCTGACCTTCGATGGGCCAGCCTTTCGAGAGCTACTGGATGTAGCCCCTGTGCTTGAAGTGGAACTAACCCGTCAATTGGCCTGGGCCTGCAGTCCAAAAACAAAACTGCAGCTTCACTGA
- the tsaE gene encoding tRNA (adenosine(37)-N6)-threonylcarbamoyltransferase complex ATPase subunit type 1 TsaE produces MNDKYFGDAEASGSLVSQSTDETRILDDLEATKDLGRRLAARLQPNDIVLLEGPLGAGKTSLVQGLAEALGIQEPITSPTFALAQHYPEGTPPLIHLDLYRLEQAAAADDLFLQEEEEANAIGALLVVEWPERLSLSLPDAWILDLSYAASGGRIATLQMPSKPADDESPYKT; encoded by the coding sequence GTGAACGATAAATACTTCGGAGACGCCGAGGCTTCGGGCTCCCTTGTCAGCCAATCTACAGATGAGACAAGGATCCTTGACGATCTCGAGGCCACAAAAGACCTTGGCCGGAGGTTGGCAGCGCGCCTTCAACCAAATGACATCGTGCTGCTAGAGGGACCCCTCGGTGCAGGCAAAACCTCTCTGGTGCAAGGCCTTGCCGAGGCTCTAGGAATCCAAGAACCAATCACCAGCCCCACCTTCGCGCTTGCTCAGCACTACCCCGAAGGAACCCCCCCTCTCATCCATCTCGACCTTTACCGGCTCGAGCAAGCTGCCGCAGCAGACGATCTTTTCCTTCAAGAGGAAGAAGAGGCAAACGCAATAGGAGCCTTGCTTGTAGTGGAGTGGCCGGAGCGGCTCAGCCTTTCCCTTCCAGACGCCTGGATCTTGGATCTCAGCTATGCCGCGAGCGGCGGACGAATCGCCACTCTTCAGATGCCAAGCAAGCCGGCCGATGACGAATCACCGTACAAGACTTAG